A genomic region of Macaca thibetana thibetana isolate TM-01 chromosome 14, ASM2454274v1, whole genome shotgun sequence contains the following coding sequences:
- the SYT12 gene encoding synaptotagmin-12, which produces MAVDVAEYHLSVIKSPPGWEVGVYAAGALALLGIAAVSLWKLWTSGSFPSPSPFPNYDYRYLQQKYGESCAEARQKRVPAWNAQRASTRGSSSRKGSLSIEDTFESISELGPLELMGRELDLAHCGTLRKSQSADSLNSISSVSNTFGQDFTLGQVEVSMEYDAASHTLHVAVLQGKDLLEQEEASFESCFMRVSLLPDEQIVGISRIQRNAYSIFFDEKFSIPLDPTALEQKSLRFSVFGIDEDERNVSTGVVELKLSVLDLPLQPFSGWLYLQDQNKAADAVGEILLSLSYLPTAERLTVVVVKAKNLIWTNDKTTADPFVKVYLLQDGRKMSKKKTAVKRDDPNPVFNEAMIFSVPAIVLQDLSLRVTVAESSSDGRGDNVGHVIIGPSASGMGTTHWNQMLTTLRRPVSMWHAVRRN; this is translated from the exons ATGGCAGTGGATGTGGCAGAATACCATCTGAGCG TCATCAAGAGCCCCCCTGGCTGGGAGGTGGGTGTCTATGCTGCAGGGGCCCTGGCCCTGCTGGGAATCGCAGCTGTGAGCCTGTGGAAGCTCTGGACGTCGGGGAgcttccccagcccctctccGTTCCCCAATTACGACTACAGGTACCTTCAGCAGAAGTACGGCGAGAGCTGCGCGGAGGCCAGGCAGAAG AGAGTGCCTGCCTGGAATGCCCAGCGGGCCAGCACGCGGGGATCATCCAGCCGCAAAGGCAGTCTCAGCATTGAGGACACTTTTGAGAGCATCAGTGAGCTGGGGCCTCTGGAGCTGATGGGCCGGGAGTTGGACCTGGCCCACTGTGGGACCCTCCGGAAGTCCCAGTCGGCCGACTCCCTGAACTCCATCTCCTCCGTGAGCAACACCTTTGGGCAGGACTTCACCCTGGGCCAGGTGGAGGTGAGCATGGAGTATGACGCTGCCTCCCACACCCTGCACGTGGCGGTGCTGCAGGGCAAGGACCTCCTGGAGCAGGAGGAGGCCAGCTTCGAGTCCTGCTTCATGCGCGTCAGCCTGCTGCCCGACGAGCAGATCGTGGGCATTTCCCGG ATCCAGAGGAATGCCTACTCCATCTTCTTTGATGAGAAGTTCTCCATCCCCCTGGATCCCACAGCCCTGGAGCAGAAGAGCTTGCGGTTTTCTGTATTTGGCATCGATGAGGATGAGCGCAACGTCAGCACGGGGGTGGTGGAGCTCAAGCTTTCTGTGCTCGACCTCCCGCTGCAGCCCTTCAGCGGCTGGCTCTATTTACAGGACCAGAACAAG gctgccgATGCTGTGGGGGAGATCCTGCTCTCCCTCAGCTACCTCCCCACAGCCGAGCGCCTCACCGTGGTCGTGGTTAAGGCCAAGAACCTCATCTGGACCAATGACAAGACCACAGCGG ACCCCTTCGTCAAGGTATACCTGCTGCAGGATGGGAGGAAGATGAGCAAAAAGAAGACAGCTGTGAAGAGGGATGACCCCAACCCGGTGTTCAACGAAGCCATGATCTTCTCAGTGCCAGCCATTGTGCTCCAG GACCTGTCTCTCCGCGTGACGGTGGCTGAGAGCAGCAGCGACGGCCGTGGGGACAACGTGGGCCATGTCATCATTGGGCCATCAGCCAGTGGCATGGGAACCACACATTGGAACCAGATGTTGACCACGCTGCGCAGGCCTGTGTCCATGTGGCACGCTGTCCGGCGAAACTAG